Proteins from a single region of Deinococcus depolymerans:
- a CDS encoding ABC transporter ATP-binding protein, with protein MSPSSLTAPPPAAPPPSEWPLPALFLPPGPLVVAGRPLAQLPGLTLQAGEVLHLQGPNGAGKTTLLRALAGEREGVDGARVAGGVPGSRTARAATAWVSTDAPLPDDLSAGEFLQFTAALWSRPAGPLLALAGTLGLDRWLDAWPQDLSRGTRQKVALSAALGLGLPLTLLDEPFGTLDTAARAALLRAVRDRAEAGGALIVTTHGDELAPLRPRTLTLDLA; from the coding sequence CCCCCGTCTGAGTGGCCCCTGCCGGCCCTGTTCCTGCCGCCCGGCCCGCTGGTGGTGGCCGGGCGTCCGCTGGCGCAGCTGCCCGGCCTGACCCTGCAGGCGGGCGAGGTGCTGCACCTGCAAGGCCCGAACGGCGCCGGCAAGACGACGCTGCTGCGCGCCCTGGCCGGCGAGCGGGAGGGCGTGGACGGCGCGCGGGTCGCGGGCGGCGTGCCGGGCAGCCGGACGGCGCGGGCAGCGACGGCGTGGGTGTCCACCGACGCGCCGCTGCCGGACGACCTGAGCGCCGGGGAGTTCCTGCAGTTCACGGCGGCGCTGTGGTCCCGCCCGGCCGGGCCGCTGCTCGCGCTGGCCGGGACGCTGGGACTGGACCGCTGGCTGGACGCGTGGCCGCAGGACCTGTCGCGCGGCACCCGCCAGAAGGTCGCGCTGAGCGCGGCGCTGGGCCTGGGTCTGCCGCTGACGCTGCTGGACGAACCGTTCGGGACGCTGGACACGGCCGCGCGGGCGGCGCTGCTGCGGGCCGTGCGGGATCGGGCGGAGGCGGGCGGGGCGCTGATCGTCACGACGCACGGGGACGAACTGGCCCCGCTGCGGCCCCGCACGCTGACGCTGGACCTGGCGTGA